The following DNA comes from Leifsonia sp. 1010.
ACGCTGACCGTGACGCATCACGCGCTGACGCTGCGGGTGCGGGACCGGGCCTGAACGCCCGGCTGTCCCGCATCGCCTCCGGGGCGGTGGTCAGCGCACGCCGACGTAGAAGCGCGACTCGTCGCTGCGGTGCAGCGCGTGGTAGTACTCGAACGGCACGCCGTCCTCGTCCCAGGCGACCGACACGATGTCGAGCGCCGGTGCGCCGGACGGCAGCTCCAGCAACGACGCCTCCTCCGCCGAGGGGATGATCGCCTTCAGCCACCGGTCGGCGCCGGCCGGGGCGACGCCGTAGGTGCGGCGCAGGTGGTCGTAGAGCGAACGGTTCTCGAGGTGAGCCTTGAGAAGCCCGGCGAAGCGGTCGCGGGGAAGCGTCGTCTGCACCAAGAGCCACGGTGTCCCGTCGACCGTACGCAGGCGCCGCATCCGGATGACGGGGGTGTCCTCCGGTACGCGGAGGGCGGCGGCTTCGAACTCGTCGGCGAGCCCCTCATCGAGCGAGAGGATGCGCGTGGCGACCGTTCGGCCGGTGCCGGCGAGGTCTTCCGAGGAGCCCGCGTTCGACCCGATGAAGGACAGATCGCGGCGCGGCGGCGCGACGAACGATCCCTTCGCTCGGATCTTGTAGATCTGACCGCGCCGCACCAGTTCAGCCAGCGCCTCCCGGACCACCGTGCGCGAAACGCCGTACCGGTCGATCAGGTCGGCCTCGGACGGAAGGGCCTGGTCAGGAGTAAGAGCGCCGGTCTCGATCGCGTCGCGCAGCACGGCCACGAGTTGCTGCCAGAGCGGCTCCTTGGCCTCCCGGTCCAGCCGCGCGTCGCGCAGTGCGTTGGCGGGCATCGCATTCCCCTTCGTTCGGCCGGCTCCACCGTCGGCTCGGGCCTCGCTTGACACTCCGCCAGGCTACTGTCTAAGGTCTTGTCACTACAAGCTTGTCATGATGAGTTAGACGTGACAAGTTGACCGGAAGCAATCACCTGGCAGTCCCCGAACACGATCCGTTTCGCAGAGAAGCGAAACCCTGGAGGCAGAACAATGTCGTTTCAATCCTGGCGCCGCATCGGCGTCGTCGCCGCCGTCGCGGCGACCCTCACCCTCACCGGCTGCTCGGCCGGCGCTGCCGGCGACGGCGGCGACGGAGCGGGCAAGACGTCCGGCATCTCGGTCGCGCTGAGCAACGGCTTCGTCAACGGCTGGCGGCTCACCCTGATCGACAAGTTCGAGAAGGAGGCCGACAAGCTCAAGAAGGACGGCGTCGTCTCCAAGTACACGACCGTCAACGCCCCCGGCGAGAACAGCGCGACCGAGCAGGCCTCCCAGATCCGGAGCCTCGTGCTGCAGAAGCCGGACATGCTCATCGTGATCCCCGCGTCCTCCACAGCCCTGGTTCCCGCCGTCGAAGAGGCCTGCACCGCCGGCATCACGGTGCTGGTGCTGGACGCCGACATGAAGGCGCCGTGCGCGCACATCGTGCGCAACGACTACGCCAAGTGGGGTGAGGTCTCCCTCGTCCCCGCCCTCAAGGCGATCAACGGCAAGGGCGACATCATCATCAACCGCGGCGTGATCGGCTCGCAGCCGGAGGAGGAGTTCAACAAGCGCCAGCACGAGATCCTCAAGGAGTACCCGGACGTCAAGGTCGCCGCCGAGGTCAACGGCTACTGCGACGGATCGACCGCGCAGAAGGAGATCGTGTCGGTGCTCGGCTCACTGCCTCCGATCTCGGCCGTCCCCGGCTGCATCGGCGGGATGGGCGTGGTGCAGGCGTTCGAGTCGGCCGGCCGGCCCGACCCGGTCGTGGTGTTCGACACGGACGGCAAGTCGCTGAAGTTCTGGAAGGACAGCGGCATCAGCAACGGCTCCTTCGCCGCACTGACCGACCCCGGCCAGGGCGTCGCCGCCCTCTACGTCGGCCTCGAGCTCCTCGCCGGCAAGAAGGTCCCGTCGACCGTCGTGCTCCCACTGCTGGAGATCGGACAGGGCGACCTCGACTACTGGGCGGGCAAGCTCTCCGCCGACGAGTACGCCGCGTACCCGTGGGACGAGGAGAGCGTGAACGCCGCCATCGCGGCCGTCGCCGACGGGAAGGACGCCGAGGCTCCCGCGCTCAAGTAGCGCGAAGCGACCGGCGAGTTCGAAGGAGCAACCATGCCCACGACGATCACACAGACGCCCGCGGACGCGGCCGCCGGCCCGGCGACGGAGGCCGCCGCGCTCCGGCCGACGGCCGCCATCGCCGCCCGCGGCGTGAGCAAGCGCTACGGGAGCACCCGCGCGCTGACCGGGGTCGACCTGCACGTCGAGCGCGGGGAGATCCTCGGACTCGTCGGTCACAACGGCGCAGGCAAGAGCACGCTGATGCGCATCCTCGCCGGGCGCGAGCAGCCCGACGAGGGCGCGGTCACGGCCGGGGATGCGACCCCCGGACACCCCTGGGATGCCACGACGGCTGCTGCCGCCGGCGTCCGGATGGTCTACCAGGAGCTCGCGCTCTGCCCCGACCTCACCGTCGCCGAGAACGCGTACCTCTCCGATCGCCGCGGCGGGTCGCCGTTCGGGTGGAGGGGCCGCGCCGAGCGCAGGATCGGCGAGGTGCTGGACACCGTGTTCCCCGGGCACGGGATCGCGGTGGTCCGTCGCGTGGGAGAGCTCACCCTGGCACAACGCCAGATGGTGGAGATCTCCCGCGCCCTCTGCACCGAGCGGCTCGGTCTCCTGATCCTGGACGAACCGACCGAGTCGCTCGGTGTGGACGCCGCCGACCAGCTGTACACGCACCTCCACCGGCTCACGGCGGACGGCGTGAGCGTGCTCCTGATCTCGCACCGCATGGCCGAGATCGTCGCCCACAGCGACCGGGTCGCCGTGATGCGCGACGGTGCGGTCGCCGGTGTGTTCACCGACGCCGACGAGGGCTCCCTGCTGCAGGCGATGGGCGGCGACGTCCACGCGCCTGCGTCCGTCGAGGCCGCGGCTGAGGCCCGTGCCACCGGCGACGTCGTCGCGGCGATCCGCGGCGACGGCATCCCCTTCACCGTCCGCGCCGGCGAGATCGTCGGGCTGGCCGGACTCGCCGGGCAGGGCCAGGAGCGCATGCTCGGCCGGTTGTGGTCGGCCGGCGCCCTCACCCGCGGAGTCGACGCTCCCCGGCGCCGCGCCTATGTGCCCGGCGACCGTCAGACCTCGGGCATCCTCCCGCTCTGGAGCGTCGCCCAGAATCTCACCATCGCCGCACTCCGCGGCATCAGTACCGCCGGAGTGGTCGACGGCCGTGCCAAGCGCGCCCTCGCGGCCCGCTGGATCGAGGCGCTCAGCATCCGTGGCACGGCCGCGTCACCGATCACCGCGCTCAGCGGCGGCAACCAGCAGAAGGTCCTCGTCGCGCGTGCGTTCGCAACCGACGCAGCGCTGGTGCTCCTCGACGACCCGTTCCGCGGAGTGGATGTGGCGACGAAGAGCGAGCTCTACACGCTGATGAAGTCGGAGGCAGCGGCCGGTCGGGCCATCGTCTGGTACTCGACCGAGAACGCCGAGATGGCGCACTGCGACCGGGTGTACGTGCTCCGCGCCGGCCGGATCGTCTCGGAGCTCTCCGGCGACAGCAACACCGAGGAGCGGATCATCGCCGACTCGTTCGAGGAAGGGACCGTCCGATGACCGCCACCACCGCCTCCACCGGGCGGAAGCGCACGGCGAGCGCCGGTCGCCCCGCCCCTGCGGTCCGGCTCCGAGCGGGCCTCGCCCACGGCTCGCCGGCCCTCCTCTCGCTCGTCGCCCTGGCGGTGATCGTGGCGATCGCCGCGGCCATCCAGCCGGGCATCCTCTCGGTCACCGGGCTCAGCCTGATGCTGATGTCGGCCGTACCGCTCGCCTTCGCCGCCCAGGCGCAGATGATCATCATGTCGGTCGGCGACATCGACCTCGGCATCGGCAACCTGGTCGGACTGGTGACCGTGATCGCCGCGACCCTGCTGGCGACCGACCCCCTGCTGGGCGTCGGGATGCTGGCCGGCGTGCTCGTCGTCTACGCGCTTCTCGCGGTGATCGTGCAGAAGCGCGGCGTGCCCTCGATCATCGTCACCCTCGGGATGTCGTTCGTCTGGCTCGGGATCGGGCTGCAGCTGCTGCCTACGCCCGGCGGCGCGACCCCGGCGTGGCTGACCGCCATCGGCGCCTGGCGCAGCACCGTCGTGCCGCCGCCGCTGGTGTTCGTCGCCCTCGCGGCCATCGCCGGGTGGTGGATCATGCGACGCACCCGGGCAGGCGCTCGCATGCGAGCGTTGGGCTCCAGCGCGGCGACGCTCGACAAAGCCGGATGGTCGGCGACCCGCACCCGCATGACGGCCTACGTGCTCGCCGCCGTGCTCATCCTGGCCTCCGGCCTCCTCCTCGCGGCCCAGACCCGGTCGGGCGACATCAACTCCGCGAGCAACTTCACCCTCACCACCATCGCCGCGGTCATCCTCGGCGGCGGCACGTTCTCGGGCGGACGCGCGCTGCCTCTCGGCACCGCGCTGGGCGCCGTCACCCTCGGACTGATCTCCGTCCTGCTCAGCCTGGTGGCGCTCCCGTCGAGCATGCAGGCGGGTGCACAGGGCGTGATCGTCCTCGCGGTCCTCGCCGGCCGCATCGTCACCGAGAGGTTCAGCCGATGACCACGTCCACCCAGACCCCCGCCGTCTCGACGCCCGTCGCCGAGCCTCGCGCCCGGTTCCACTGGCCGGCCTGGGGCTGGTCGCTGATCGGCGTGCTCGCGGTCTGGCTGTGCATCGTCGCGGTCCGCCCCGCTCAGCCGTTCGATCCACTGGCCCAAGCGCTCTCGCTCGCCCCCTTCCTGGTGCTGGTCGCCCTCGGGCAGATGCTCGTGATCACGCTCGGCCCCGGCAACATCGACGTCTCCGTCGGCACCGTCGTCTCGATGGCGTCCTACGTCTCCGTCGGCGTCGGCGCGGCGGCCGGGCCGGTGCTCGGCGTCGCCGCCGGCGCCGGTGCAGGCCTCGCGGCCGGGTTGATCAGCGTGATCGCCATCCTCGTGCTGCGGGTTCCGCCGATCATCGCGACACTGGCGACCAGCCTGATCGTGCAGTCGACGACGCTCCTGCTCGCCGACGCGAACCGCGCCTCGGCCTCCGCCGCCCTCCGCGGGTTCGTCAACGCGAAGGTCTTGGGCATCCCGGTCATCGCGCTGCTCGTCGCCGTCATCACGGTGGTCGTCGCGCTGACCCTGACGCGCACCCGGTTCGGTCTCTCGGTGCTCGCCGTCGGGCAGAGCCCGCGAGCCGCCGAGCGGGCGGGCGTCCGGGTGTGGCGCGTCACCGCCATCACCTACCTGGTGAGCGGCGGTCTCGCCGGCCTCGCCGGAGGACTGCTCGCCGCCTTCATCTCGCCGAGCACCGTTCTCGGCACCTCGTACATGCTCGACTCCGTCGCCGTCGTCGTGATCGGCGGGACGCTCATCTCGGGCGGCCGGGCCGTGCCCGTCGGCGCCTGGACCGGTGCGCTGTTCTTCGTTCTGCTGTCCGGCCTCCTCAACCTCGTCGGGTGGAGCGTCGGCGCCCAGAACATCCTCAAAGGCGTGCTCG
Coding sequences within:
- a CDS encoding GntR family transcriptional regulator, translated to MPANALRDARLDREAKEPLWQQLVAVLRDAIETGALTPDQALPSEADLIDRYGVSRTVVREALAELVRRGQIYKIRAKGSFVAPPRRDLSFIGSNAGSSEDLAGTGRTVATRILSLDEGLADEFEAAALRVPEDTPVIRMRRLRTVDGTPWLLVQTTLPRDRFAGLLKAHLENRSLYDHLRRTYGVAPAGADRWLKAIIPSAEEASLLELPSGAPALDIVSVAWDEDGVPFEYYHALHRSDESRFYVGVR
- a CDS encoding substrate-binding domain-containing protein — protein: MSFQSWRRIGVVAAVAATLTLTGCSAGAAGDGGDGAGKTSGISVALSNGFVNGWRLTLIDKFEKEADKLKKDGVVSKYTTVNAPGENSATEQASQIRSLVLQKPDMLIVIPASSTALVPAVEEACTAGITVLVLDADMKAPCAHIVRNDYAKWGEVSLVPALKAINGKGDIIINRGVIGSQPEEEFNKRQHEILKEYPDVKVAAEVNGYCDGSTAQKEIVSVLGSLPPISAVPGCIGGMGVVQAFESAGRPDPVVVFDTDGKSLKFWKDSGISNGSFAALTDPGQGVAALYVGLELLAGKKVPSTVVLPLLEIGQGDLDYWAGKLSADEYAAYPWDEESVNAAIAAVADGKDAEAPALK
- a CDS encoding sugar ABC transporter ATP-binding protein translates to MPTTITQTPADAAAGPATEAAALRPTAAIAARGVSKRYGSTRALTGVDLHVERGEILGLVGHNGAGKSTLMRILAGREQPDEGAVTAGDATPGHPWDATTAAAAGVRMVYQELALCPDLTVAENAYLSDRRGGSPFGWRGRAERRIGEVLDTVFPGHGIAVVRRVGELTLAQRQMVEISRALCTERLGLLILDEPTESLGVDAADQLYTHLHRLTADGVSVLLISHRMAEIVAHSDRVAVMRDGAVAGVFTDADEGSLLQAMGGDVHAPASVEAAAEARATGDVVAAIRGDGIPFTVRAGEIVGLAGLAGQGQERMLGRLWSAGALTRGVDAPRRRAYVPGDRQTSGILPLWSVAQNLTIAALRGISTAGVVDGRAKRALAARWIEALSIRGTAASPITALSGGNQQKVLVARAFATDAALVLLDDPFRGVDVATKSELYTLMKSEAAAGRAIVWYSTENAEMAHCDRVYVLRAGRIVSELSGDSNTEERIIADSFEEGTVR
- a CDS encoding ABC transporter permease, whose translation is MTATTASTGRKRTASAGRPAPAVRLRAGLAHGSPALLSLVALAVIVAIAAAIQPGILSVTGLSLMLMSAVPLAFAAQAQMIIMSVGDIDLGIGNLVGLVTVIAATLLATDPLLGVGMLAGVLVVYALLAVIVQKRGVPSIIVTLGMSFVWLGIGLQLLPTPGGATPAWLTAIGAWRSTVVPPPLVFVALAAIAGWWIMRRTRAGARMRALGSSAATLDKAGWSATRTRMTAYVLAAVLILASGLLLAAQTRSGDINSASNFTLTTIAAVILGGGTFSGGRALPLGTALGAVTLGLISVLLSLVALPSSMQAGAQGVIVLAVLAGRIVTERFSR
- a CDS encoding ABC transporter permease, whose protein sequence is MTTSTQTPAVSTPVAEPRARFHWPAWGWSLIGVLAVWLCIVAVRPAQPFDPLAQALSLAPFLVLVALGQMLVITLGPGNIDVSVGTVVSMASYVSVGVGAAAGPVLGVAAGAGAGLAAGLISVIAILVLRVPPIIATLATSLIVQSTTLLLADANRASASAALRGFVNAKVLGIPVIALLVAVITVVVALTLTRTRFGLSVLAVGQSPRAAERAGVRVWRVTAITYLVSGGLAGLAGGLLAAFISPSTVLGTSYMLDSVAVVVIGGTLISGGRAVPVGAWTGALFFVLLSGLLNLVGWSVGAQNILKGVLVVAVVVVSATATGTGRSSLARLRASLTMTPKKKRNTHA